One Borreliella chilensis DNA window includes the following coding sequences:
- a CDS encoding histidine kinase, whose translation MFRKLKKSKTYIIIVSITKFSEENLFSIISNIKYLVEHKRLAYKIHWTFPIYFFEILREHEELNRWLFERFKNNTDIYIPGTYSGSPHEYMLHDEIHLDLYWALKNPFKSGYKDIFQNTPIMIYICNIEKLRKKVTELYRKLNFNYIEGIRQSKNSKTYLIFYKNNCQYLYEVQKIDSPKSNVETLIYFYEIKETYNNQELKNFLLYLKDLENNLHSIKIQNLEGSKLTTELLEIPKFNSLKEQEPIINFQNKRLKDYQINEKSLREFLINKNQEEIIKNSESIVSKNLEYNMEGDFTLSHDQYNIKFENGKLNKIKFKDKKVEFLNTSRTYFKILSKKELIREASIESSFSFSNEKILGIKQYLAFNSAAKSTIDFFIDETISSFFVSIKIEWPSKIDLDKKTLKKCNPDYLLEYSALEIPVFEITKGTNLKITAKYSDLDTYEKIIITKNNPKGYINGTEFLISKGNDKNSNFFISFLNVEKQIIHTINYKIEKINSRKWLILNIGGSYNTVKIQDIINYSQTINLMILPLNNNFDNKIKLNSKIKNLIFYTNIKKYENK comes from the coding sequence ATATCAAATATAAAATATTTGGTTGAGCACAAGCGATTAGCCTACAAAATACACTGGACATTTCCAATATATTTTTTTGAAATTCTAAGAGAACACGAAGAATTAAATAGATGGCTATTTGAAAGATTCAAAAACAATACAGATATATATATTCCAGGAACTTACAGCGGAAGTCCTCATGAATACATGCTACACGATGAAATACATTTAGATTTATATTGGGCACTAAAAAATCCATTCAAAAGTGGATATAAAGACATATTTCAAAATACACCTATTATGATTTACATATGCAATATAGAAAAACTTAGAAAAAAAGTAACTGAGCTATACAGAAAACTTAATTTCAACTATATAGAAGGAATAAGGCAAAGTAAAAATAGTAAAACTTACTTAATTTTTTATAAAAATAATTGTCAATATTTATATGAAGTTCAAAAAATAGACTCTCCAAAAAGCAACGTAGAAACTCTTATTTATTTTTATGAAATTAAAGAGACTTATAATAATCAAGAATTAAAAAATTTTTTACTTTATTTAAAAGATTTGGAAAATAATTTACACAGTATTAAAATACAAAATCTAGAAGGATCCAAACTGACCACCGAACTACTAGAAATTCCAAAATTCAACTCTCTTAAAGAGCAAGAGCCAATAATAAATTTTCAAAACAAAAGACTAAAAGATTATCAAATCAACGAAAAAAGCTTAAGAGAATTTTTAATAAATAAAAATCAAGAGGAAATTATAAAAAATTCTGAATCCATTGTATCTAAAAATTTGGAATACAATATGGAAGGCGATTTCACCCTATCTCACGACCAATACAATATCAAATTTGAAAATGGCAAATTAAATAAAATAAAATTTAAAGATAAAAAAGTTGAATTTCTAAACACATCTAGAACTTATTTCAAAATTCTATCAAAAAAAGAATTAATAAGAGAAGCATCTATTGAAAGTTCATTTTCCTTCTCAAATGAAAAAATTTTAGGAATAAAACAATATTTGGCTTTTAACTCTGCTGCAAAATCAACAATTGATTTTTTTATAGATGAGACTATCTCTAGCTTTTTTGTATCTATTAAAATAGAATGGCCTTCTAAAATAGATTTAGATAAAAAAACATTAAAAAAATGTAATCCTGACTATCTACTTGAATACTCAGCGCTTGAAATACCCGTTTTTGAAATCACAAAAGGCACTAATTTAAAAATAACAGCAAAATATAGCGATCTTGATACTTACGAAAAAATAATAATAACTAAAAACAATCCCAAAGGCTACATTAATGGTACAGAATTTTTGATATCTAAAGGAAATGATAAAAATAGCAACTTTTTTATAAGCTTTTTAAATGTTGAAAAACAAATCATTCATACAATTAATTATAAAATTGAAAAAATAAATTCTAGAAAATGGTTAATTTTAAACATAGGAGGCTCTTATAACACAGTTAAGATTCAAGACATAATAAATTACTCTCAAACAATAAATTTAATGATACTTCCATTAAATAATAATTTC